The DNA sequence CCCAGCAGCATGACGCTGGCCTCCTTCTGCACGCCGTCCACCTCGGCCACAATGGTGTCGCCGTCCCTGCTGAGAATCTTCATGGGTACACCAAGACACATATCTGTTTATCTCCTTCCTGAATCCGTGACGTCTTCACGGCTCCTCTCGCTTAGCATGCCTCAGTCCCGGCTTTGCAGGACGTTTCTCCACCATGGCGGAGTACCGGCGGCACCTTCGGTATGGTATTTCCCGGCGGCGATTGACCCCGGCATGTCACTCGCTCCGCCGTGAAGGCATCACGGATTCAGGTCCTTCCCCGCCATCCGGCTACCACCGCCTGCCCGAGGGCGATGCCGCCGTCGTTGGGGGGGACCAGCCGGTGGGTGAATATCTGCAGTCCCCGATCGAGCAGACCAGTATATACCATTTCGCTCAAAAGGCGATTCTGAAAAACACCGCCGGAGAGCACCACCCGGTCGAGCCCGGTTTGCCCCGCTATGCGGCACGCCGCCTCCACGGCGGCGCGGGCCACGGTGGCGTGAAAACGGTAGGCCATGGCCGCCGCCCCCGTGCCGACGGCCGCATCGGCCAGGAGGTCCTGGAAAAGCGGGGTGAAATCGATGACCAGCCGCTCGTTGTCGGTAATCCCGAAGGAGTAGGTCCCCGTGACCTCCGCGGTCTCAGCCAGGGCCTCCAGTTCAATGGCCGCCTGGCCATCGTAGGATACGGTCTGGCGCACGTTCAGCAGGGCCGCCGCGGCATCGAACAGCCGGCCGCAACTGGAGGTGAGCGGCGCGTTGATGCCCCGTTCCAGCATGGCGGCAAAGATGCCTTTCCGGGTATCGTCCAGATGCCGTGCAACCGGGTGGTCCAGGTTGAAGGCTCCTTCGCCCAGGGACCGGTACAGCCACGCCAGGGCCATGCGCCAGGGCTCCCGTACCGCCGTGTCTCCCCCGGCCAGGGGCACGGGCAGAAAGGTGCCGGCCCGCCGGAACCCTTCGTAGCCGCCGACCAGAAACTCGCCGCCCCAGATGGTGCCGTCCGTGCCGAAGCCGGTACCGTCGAAGACGATGCCGACCACCTCGCCCTCCAGGCCGTTTTCCGCCATGCAGGCCGCCATGTGGGCGTGGTGGTGCTGGACCGTTACGAGCGGCAGCCCCGATTCCGTCGCGTGGAGCGAGGAGATGTAATCGGGGTGCAGATCGCAGGCGACCAGTTGCGGCGCTATTTCGAGAATGCCCGCAAGGTGTTCGATGGTGTGGCGGAACGAGTCGGCGGTCGAGCTGTTCTGCAGGTCGCCGATGTGCTGGCTCAGGAATGCCTGATCCCCCTGGGCCAGGCAAACGGCCCCTTTCAGTTCTGCCCCCACGGCCAAAAGCGGCGGCGTCGCGAAGGGAAGTCGCACGGCCCGCGGCGCATACCCCCTGGCCCGGCGGTAAAAGAGCGGTTTGCCCTGGAAGAGACGCAGGACCGAATCGTCGCTGCGCACATGGATCGGCCGGTTGTGAACGAGAAAGAAATCGGCGATGCCGTTCAGGCGCCGGAGGGCATCGCTGTCTTCAAAGGCGACCGGTTCGTCGGACACGTTGCCGCTGGTCATCACCAGGGCCGCGAAGTGATCGCGCAGCAGGAGATGGTGGACCGGCGCGTAGGGGAGCATCAGGCCGAGCCAGCCGTTGGCTGGGGCCACCAGGGGCGCGACCGGGCAATCCGGGGTCTTGCGGGCGATGACGATCGGGCTCTCCGGGCCGGTCAGCAGCCGTTCCTCCTGGCCATCCAGCACCACCAGCCTGCGGGCGGCCGCCAGGTCGGCGGCCATGACGGCAAAGGGCTTTTCATCCCGCTTCTTCCGTGCGCGCAGCCGTTCGACCGCCGCCGGGTTGCCGGCATCCACCGCCAGGTGATATCCGCCGATGCCCTTGACCGCCAGGATCTTGCCCGCGCGCAGGAGTTCGATAGCCTGGGCGAGGGCGTCGTCCCGCTCCGCAACCGGGACGGCATCGGCATCAAGCAGGCGCAGCTGCGGACCGCAGGCCGGGCAGGCGATGGGTTGGGCATGGAAACGCCGGTCCGCCGGGTCGTCATACTCCCGGCGGCAGTCGGGGCAGAGCGGAAATGCGGCCATGGTGGTCCGGGGCCGGTCGTAGGGGATCGCGGTGATGATGCTGTAGCGGGGGCCGCAGTTGGTACAGGTGATGAACGGGTAACGATAGCGCCGGTCGGCCGGATCGAACAGCTCCCGCAGGCAGTCGTCGCAGATGGCTGAGTCGGGCGCCACCTGGATATTCTTCGCTCCATCCCCGCTGGGGAGGATGGTGAAGCCGCGCTCCGGGACCGGGGGGATATCCTCCACGAAACTGGACGTGACAGCGGCCAGGGGCGGGAGGTCGTGGACCAAGGCGCGTTGGAAGGTGTCCAAGGTTTCAACCGGCCCCTGGACCTCGATCTCGACCCCGGCGGGGATGTTGCGCACCCAGCCGCTCAGGCCGAGTTCGCCGGCCAAGCGGAACACGAAGGGCCGGAACCCGACGCCCTGGACGATGCCGTTGATGAGGAAACGCTTGCGGACTATGGCTTTGCCGCCCCCGTTGCCAGCCATTGGTACCATCCGTCCATCCCCTCGCCGGTGCGCGCCGACACCTCGAAGATGATGATGCCGGGGCTTACCCTGCGGGCGTATTCCTTGCATTTTTCCACATCGAAGTCCAGGTGGGGGAGCAGGTCGGTCTTGTTGAGCAGCATGACCGTGGAGTTGTGAAACATCTGGGGGTACTTGAGCGGCTTGTCCTCGCCCTCGGTCACCGAGAGGACCGCCACCTTGTGGTGCTCGCCCAGGTCGAAGGAGGCCGGGCAGACCAGGTTGCCCACGTTTTCTATGAGGAGCACATCCAGGTTGTCCAGATCAAACCCATCGGTGCCGTGCATGACCATGTGGGCATCCAGGTGGCAGCCGGCGCCGGTGTTGATCTGGCGGACCGCTACGCCGGTGGCGGCGATGCGCTGGGCGTCATTGTCGGTCTGCTGATCCCCCTCGATCACCGCAAAACGGAACCGGTCCCCCAAGTCCCGCAGGGTACGCTCCAAAAGGGTGGTCTTGCCCGACCCGGGAGAGCTTACCAGGTTGAGGACGAAGATGCCCTTGTCCTTGAACAGGGCGCGGTTGAAGGAGGCCAGGCGGTTGTTCTTGGCCAGGATGTCCTCTTCGATGCTGATCACGGTCCGTTTCCGGTCGCCGTGGTCGTGGTCGTGACGATCGTGGGCTTCATGCTCATGGTCATGGTGCTCGTGATCATGGTCGTGATCGTGGCTATGGCTGTGACTGTGGTGATGGTCGCCGTGCTGGTGGTCATGGTCGTGCGTATCGGTCGGGCCGCAGCCGCAAGTGGTGCACATGGGTTCCTCCGAAAATGGGTCCTTATGATGGTGTAACCGTAGCAGTTTCCGCGTTGTTATGCAACAATCCTGAATCCGACGTGACGCCTCCATACCTCCTGTCCGGAAGGCCTCTGCCTCTACGTTCGAGGAGATAACCGGCCGTCCGGCGGAGGACCGGCGGGGTGACTGTTTGGTGCGACACGGGCGGCGTGCTGGCCCCGGCTCTTCCGGCCACTACGGCATTCCGGCGTCACGTCGGATTCAGGACAATGCCCCTGGTTCACAGGCCGCCAAACTGCAGCTGGTGCAGCCGGTAGTAGAGCCCCTTGGCCTCCATGAGCTCCTGGTGCGTCCCTTCCTCCGCCTTGCGGCCCCGGTGCACCACCACGATCCGGTCGGCGTCCTGGATGGTGGAGAGCCGGTGGGCGATGACCAGGGAGGTGCGCCCCTGCATCAACCCCCTGATCCCTTCCTGAATCATCTGCTCCGAGGCGGAGTCCACGCTGGCGGTCGCCTCGTCCAGCACCAGCACCTCGGGGTCGAAGGCCACGGCCCGGGCAAAGGAGATGAGCTGTTTTTCCCCTACGGACAGGTTGTTGCCCCGCTCCCGGACCTCTTCCCCGTACCCTTGGGGCAGGCGCTCGATGAAACGGTCGGCCCCGACCGCGGCTGCCGCCGTCCGGACCCGTGACCGCGCCTCCTCGTCCCCCAGGCAGATGTTGAACTCGATACTGCCGGCAAACAGGCAGGGGTCCTGGAGGACGATGCCGATGCGCCGGCGCAGGTCGCTTCCCCGCATGGTGCGCACATCTCTACCGTCGATGAGGAGGCTGCCCCGGTCGATCTCGTAGAGCCGGGTCAAGAGCCTGGTGATGGTGGTCTTGCCGCCGCCGCTTTCCCCCACCAGCGCGATCCGCTCGCCGCGCCGGACGACCAGGCTGAACTCCTCCAGGGCGTTATCCCCCTCGCGGTAGGCAAAGGAGACGTCACGGAATTCGATCAGGGGGGGCGTCCGCCCGAAAGTCTCTCCGGAGGGACGCCCCATTTCGGCAAAGGCCGGTACGGGGGCCTGGTGGGCCGGTTTGTCCGCCGGCGTGTCCAGCAGGGCAAAGATCCGTTCCAGGGCCGCCATGGCGCCCTGCATGACCGAATACTTGGCCGACAGGTCGCGGATGGGGGTGAAGAATTTTTCGATATACTGGATGAAGGCTACCAAAACCCCGAAGGTCAGGGCGCCCCGGACGATCTCGCCGCCGCCGTACCAGATGATCAGGGCAACGGCGACGGACGACAGGGCCTCCACGATGGCGTACAGCGACGCATCCCAGAAGATGACCGGCATGTTGGCGTCCCGGTAGGATGCGTTCAGGTCGCTGAAGCGCCGCTCTTCGTCCCGCTCGCGGTTGAACGCCTGGATGATGCTGATGCCGCCGATGGACTCGGCCAGAAAGGCGTTGAGGCGCCCCAGGCGCGCCCGCACCTCGCGGAACGATTGGCGCATCCTGCGGCGAAAGGCCCAGGCGACGTACAAAAGCAGCGGGAGGACGCTGAAGGTCACCAACGACAGTTTCAGGTTCATCCAGAGCATGACCGAGATGATGCCCGCCAGGAGCATGACGTCGCCCACGATGGTGATGATCCCCGAGGCGAACATCTCGCCCAGGACCTCCACGTCGCTGGTCAGGCGGGTAACGGCGCTGCCCGTGGGGACCCGGTCGAACCAGGAAACCGGCAGGCGCATGACATGGCGGTAGAGTTCGTTGCGCATGTCGGCCATGACCCGCTGTCCGACGGACTGGAGCAGATAGATCTGCAGGAAGGCGAGGAGCGATTCGGACAGCAGGACCGCCAGGAAGGCCAGGGCGATCCCTTCCAGCCCGGCCAATCTGCCGGTGGTGATGTGGCCGTCGATGGCCAGCTTGATGATCCAGGGCTGGGCCAGGCGGCAGGCGGCGACGAGCGGTATGGTGACCAGCACCGCGGCGATCGCCGTGCGGTAGGGGGCGACATAGCGGGCAAAGCGGGTCAAAAGGCGGGTATCGTAGGCCTTGCCCGCTATTTCCTCTGCATAGATGCCGCCGTGGTACATTCCGACTCCGCAAGATGGTTGTGCACTAGTTTCAGGATACCAGAATCGGCGGCAGAAGGGAAATGATGTCTTTCGGCGGGTCGGGGAACGGGGCAGCTTACGGGGGCGCCGTTTCGTGCGGAGCTTGCAGTTCCTCCGCCAGGGCCGGCAGGTAGATGTGGAAGGTCGCCCCTTTGCCGGGTGTGGATTCGGCGGTGATGGCGCCCTTGTGTTTGCGGACGATGGAGTGGCAGAGCGCCAGGCTGAGCCCCATGCCCTTCTGGCTGCCCATCTCCTTGGTGGTGAAGTAGGGGTCGAAGATCCTGGGCAGGTTCTCGGGGGGGATGCCGGTGCCGGTATCGTGGAACGCCAGGTGAACGTACTCCCCCGCCGGGAGGGACAGGGGGTCCTGTTCGCCGATGGTCACGTTCTCCCCTGTTATCCGCAGGGTCCCGCCCTGGGCCATGGCCTCGACGGCATTGACCGCCAGGTTGGCAAAGGTCTGCTCCATCTGGGAGTCGTCCATCCTTACCCGGTGCAGACCGGGTGCGATAGTGACTTCGCTCGCTATGGCCGGTTTGCCCCTGAGTACGGCAGCGATGGCCGATGTGATCAGGGGAGCAAGGGGCGCGGGATGCACAAAGGAGTCCCCACCTTTGGAAAATGCCAGCAGGCGCAGGCTCAACTCCTTGGCGCGCAGAGAGGTCTGCTCCGCAATCTCGAGCATCTCGACGATGGTCTGGGGGGAGTTGACATGCAGCTTGGCCAGGGAGATGTAGCCGAGGATCACCTGCAGCAGATTGTTGAAATCGTGGGCCATGCCGCCGGCCAGGATACCGATGGCTTCCATCTTCCTGGATCGCAGGCTCTCCGCTTCGAGCTTTCTCTGCCGGGTGACATCCTCCCCGTTCTTGATGAACTTGAGCAATGAGCCGTCAGGGGCTTTGAGGGGGGATATGCTCACGTTTTCCCAGAAGAGGTCGCCGTTTTTCTTCCGGTTCCGCATGCTGCCGTGCCATTCGCTGCCCTGGAGAATCGTGGACCACAAATCCTGGTAGACTTCGGGGGAGGTCTCGCCCGACTTGAGGATGCGCGGTGTCCGGCCGACCGCTTCGTCGGAGTCAAAGCCGGTTATCTCGCAGAATTTGCGGTTCACGTATTCGATGGCGCCGGTGGTATCGGTGATGATCGCCATGCTGGGGCTTTGCTCGAGGGCACTGGAAAGCAGGCGGATGTGGTCGTTTTGCCGGCGGAGTTGTCGCTGCATCGTCACAACGTCGATGCTCCGTTCGATGGCCTCGTAAAGCTTCTGGAAAGCGACCGGTTTGAGGACGAACTGGTTGATGCCGATATCGATGGCCTGGAGCAGATAGTCGATATCGTTGAAGGCCGTCATGACGATAATCTGGGCATCGCGGGTCATGCCGCGGATCTCCCGGGCCATGTCCAGCCCGCTCATGAACGGCATCATGATATCGGTCAGTACGATGTCGGGGGTATGCGTCCGGTAGAGTTCCAGGCCCTCCCGGCCGTTTTCGGCCACGATCAGCCGGTAGCCGCGCAGCCCGAGCATGCGTTTGATCTGCTCCCGCGCGGTGGCTTCATCCTCCACGTACAGGATGGTGAGGTCGTCCGGGGAGGGGGGGGACGTCATTGCCATGCCTCGGAGCGACGTCCCGCCCCGTCGGCGGCCCGTGCGTCTCCTGCAAAACGATGAGCAGCGGCAGGGGGGACGGAATGTTTCCCCGGCGGGGCGGCAATCATGGCGGTTACCGGGCGGCGGAACAAGGACTTTTGGAGCTGGGGTGGGAGCAGGCTGGGCGGGACATGAGCGTTCACGATGTTCCCCAAACGAGAAAGAGGTCGTACGGACAACGCCGGGATGGCGCGTCCGTATCGGCAACTATTTTATCAGAGATTCGACCGATGACAAGCCGTTGTGACGGATTTCGCGGAGAAGGGCGTCAAATAGCCTTGCGCCAGGCCAACCGCTGTTCCAGCCAGCGGGAAAGGGAGGTGAAAGCGTAGCAGACGATAAAATAGATCAGGGCGATGAAAACGAAGATTTCCGTCGGATAGGCCATGGTCCGGTTATTGATCTGGGTTCCCACATGGGTCAGTTCGGATACGCCGACGATGAAGGCCAGGGAGGTGTCCTTGATCAGGGAGACGAACTGGTTGACGAAGGAGGGGATCATGTTGCGCAACCCTTGGGGAAGCACGATATAGAGCATGGCCTGCCACGGCTTGAGGCCGGTGGAGATGGCCGCCTCGGTCTGCCCCTTGGGGATGCCCTCGATGCCGGCCACCACGATGCGGGACATGTAGGCCGAGGTGAACAGGGTCAGCGCCATGATGACGGTCTGGCTTTCGGCCACCTTGCCGAACAGGGCCGGCAAGAGGAAGTACATCCAGAAGATGACCATCAGGAGCGGCATGCCGCGCACCAGGTTGATGAAGGCGACGGCGGGGTAGCGCACGGCCGGAAAGCGGGAGATGCTGAGCAGTCCCAGAATCAGGCCGCCGAAAAAGGAGAGGACGCAGGAAACCGACGCCAGGTACAGGGTCAGGCCCAGGCCGCCCAGAGGGCCGTTGGGAAAACGGCCGATCATGAAGTAGGTGAAGTTGTCGGCAATCACCGATACATTGAAAAATTGATCCATATCAGGCCGCCTTGTGAATGTTGAGGACTTTCTCGTTGTAGATGTTCACCAGGGCGGTGATAACAAGCGAAATAGCCACATAGACCACGGTTGCTGCGGTGAATGCCTCGAAACCCTTGAAGGTGTAGCTCTCCACCTGGCGGGCCTGGTAGGTCAGCTCCATGACGCCGATCGTCATGGCCAGGGACGAGTTCTTGGCCAGGTTGAGAAACTGGTTCACCAGCGGCGGCACCGTGAGACGGACCGCCTGGGGCAGGATGATGTACTGCATGGAGCGCAGGTAGGAAAAACCGGCGCTGCGGGCCGCCTCCATCTGTTCCTTGGGGATGGAGAGCACGCCGGAGCGGATGTCCTCGGCGATGAAAGCCGAGGTGTAGATGGTCAGGGCGATCACGGCGGCGGCGAACTCGAAGTTAGTACTGTTCAGCCAGTCGTTCACGGCGGTCGGAAGGATCTTGTAGGAGCCGAAGTACCAGAAGAATATCTGCACCAGAAGCGGGGTGTTGCGGAAAAATTCCAGGTAGGCATGGGCAATCCAGCGGACCGGCCTGTTGTTGCTCATGCGCATGACGGCGATCAACAGACCCAGGATGAAGGCCAGCACGATGGAGAGTGCCGAGAGCTGCAGGGTGACTTTGACTCCCGAGGCCAGCCATTCGAAATACTTGCCCGAGGTTACGGTCGACCAGTCGAATTGATAATTAAGCACGTGAAACCCTCATGAAAGAGCGGGGCGGGGGGCAGGAGCCTTCCCTGTACCCCCCGCCTGCTGGACGTTACAAGCTCTTGTATTACTTGCCGGCCGTAATCTTGAAGTTGCGGTGCAGATGGAACTGGGTCGTGGGGCCGAACCACTTGTTGAAGATCCGGGCGGCTTCGCCTGACTTCTCCATATCCAGGATGGTCTTGTTGACGAAATCCACGAAGTGCTTGTCGCCCTTGCGCATGCCGAGGCCGTAGGGCTCGTCGGAGATCTGGACACGGGGGATTTCGAAGCGGGCCTTGTTGGGAGCCTTGGCCAGGATGCCGGCCAGGATGGCCTCGTCGGTCGTCACGGCGAATACCTTGCCCTGCTCCAGGGCGAGCAGCGCCTGGGGATAGTCGTCAAAGGAGAGCACGGTGGCGGTAGGCAGGGCCTTCTTCACGTTCTGCTCCGAGGTGGAGCCCTTGGCGGTGCCGATCTTTTTGCCTTCCAGGTCCTTCAGGCTCTTGACGGTCCCTTTCTTGGCGATGAACTTCTGGCCGGTGAAGAAGTAGGTGTGGCTGAAGTCGACCTGTTTGGCCCGCTCGGGGTTTTTGGTCATGGTGGCGGCGATGATGTCGATATGCCCTTCCTGCAGCTGGGGCATACGGCTGGCCGAGGTGACCGGCTTGAGCTCTACCCTGACGCCCAGCTTTTTGGCGATGGCGTTGATGAAGTCGATGTCGTACCCGACGATGGTGCGGGTTTTCTCGTCCACATAGCCGAAGGGGGGGAGGGAGTCCTTGACCCCGGCCACCAGCACTCCTTTTTTCTTCACATCAGCCAGCGTATCAGCGGCCAGCACCGTTTTGGCGGCCATCGAGGCCAGCACCGTGACCATGAATAATGTTACCAGTTTCTTCATGTCGAATTCCTCCTTCAAGAGTGGTAGTACAGACCGGAAAGACCGGTTCTAAGGACATTCGCAGTGCATCGGCGTCAGAAGCTGGCGCAGGAACTGCTGGGCGCGCTCGTGCTTCGGCCTGCTGAAAAACTCATCGGGCGTAGCCTCCTCCAGAACGGTGCCGGCATCCATGAAGGCCACCCGATGGGCAACCTCGCGGGCAAATCCCATCTCGTGGGTGACCACCACCATGGTCATGCCGCTTACGGCCAAATCCTTCATGACCGCCAGAACCTCGCCGATCATCTCCGGGTCAAGGGCCGAGGTGGGCTCGTCGAAGAGCATGATCCTCGGTTTCATCGCCAGGGCGCGGGCGATGGCCACGCGTTGCTGCTGGCCGCCGGAAAGCTGTGACGGGTAGGCATTGCGTTTCTCGGCCAGCCCGACCCGCTCCAACAGCGCCATGGCCTGCTCTTCGGCATCCCTCTTGGCGGTCTTGCGAATCTTGGTGGGGGCCAGGATGATGTTGTTCAGGACGGAAAGGTGGGGGTACAGATTGAACTGCTGGAAGACGAAGCCGACTTCGGCCCGCAGTTTGTTGATATCGGTCTTTTTGTCCAGCAGGTCCATGCCGTCGACCGTCAGCGTCCCCTTGTCGATCGGTTCGAGCTGATTGATGGTACGGATCAGGGTGGACTTCCCGGAGCCGGACGGCCCGCAGACGACCAGCACTTCGCCGGAGGTTACGTGCAGATTGATATCGTTGAGTACGTGCAGGCTCTTGAACCACTTGTGCACGCCTTGAAAGGTAATCATGGAACACTCCTGTCAAATTGAGGTGAAACGTTGTGCAAAAGCAGTGGATTTGTATAACACAAAGCACCACGGCTGGGCAAAGAAAAATTGGCCACCAAATGAGACAACAATAATCTGATTGACGGGCAACAAGGCGGGCATATAATTAAAAACAAAGGGTTAAAATGATCGGCCCTCCTCGTATACGTTGCGGGCGAAAGGTGGGTGATAGTCATGCTGTCCAGTATCTCGGCAGGTGAATTGAAATCGCTGCTGGCTGCGGGGGGGCCTGTTTGCCTGATCGACGTGCTTCCTCCCGAATACTACGGGGAGTGCCATATCCCGGGTGCGAGCAATGCGTGCGTGTATGAGATGGCATTTCTGGAAAACCTGGCAAAGATCGTCAGCGACCGGGACACGCCGCTGGTGGTGTACGGCGCCAGCGCCCGCTCGCGAGAGGCCGCGGTTGCGGTGGAAAAATTGCGGCGTGCCGGATATCGGGAGGTGCGGGAACTGGCCGGCGGGCTGGCAGCGTGGCGGGCGGCCGGATATGGGGGGGAGGCGGGCGAAGGCCCGGCCGTCCCGGAGATCGCCATCGCGGACGGCGGGTATGTGCTGGACAGCGCCGCCAGTCGGCTGGAATGGATGGGGCGCAACCTGAACGGCAGACACTACGGCACCATAGCCGTGTCGGGCGGAGAGGTCCAGATGAAAAAGGGGGGGCCGGCCGGCGGGAGCATCACCCTGGACATGGGGTCCATTGCGGACGTCGACCTGAAGGATGAGGGGTACAACCGCATGCTGGTCAGCCATCTGAAATCCGACG is a window from the Oryzomonas sagensis genome containing:
- the hypF gene encoding carbamoyltransferase HypF — translated: MAGNGGGKAIVRKRFLINGIVQGVGFRPFVFRLAGELGLSGWVRNIPAGVEIEVQGPVETLDTFQRALVHDLPPLAAVTSSFVEDIPPVPERGFTILPSGDGAKNIQVAPDSAICDDCLRELFDPADRRYRYPFITCTNCGPRYSIITAIPYDRPRTTMAAFPLCPDCRREYDDPADRRFHAQPIACPACGPQLRLLDADAVPVAERDDALAQAIELLRAGKILAVKGIGGYHLAVDAGNPAAVERLRARKKRDEKPFAVMAADLAAARRLVVLDGQEERLLTGPESPIVIARKTPDCPVAPLVAPANGWLGLMLPYAPVHHLLLRDHFAALVMTSGNVSDEPVAFEDSDALRRLNGIADFFLVHNRPIHVRSDDSVLRLFQGKPLFYRRARGYAPRAVRLPFATPPLLAVGAELKGAVCLAQGDQAFLSQHIGDLQNSSTADSFRHTIEHLAGILEIAPQLVACDLHPDYISSLHATESGLPLVTVQHHHAHMAACMAENGLEGEVVGIVFDGTGFGTDGTIWGGEFLVGGYEGFRRAGTFLPVPLAGGDTAVREPWRMALAWLYRSLGEGAFNLDHPVARHLDDTRKGIFAAMLERGINAPLTSSCGRLFDAAAALLNVRQTVSYDGQAAIELEALAETAEVTGTYSFGITDNERLVIDFTPLFQDLLADAAVGTGAAAMAYRFHATVARAAVEAACRIAGQTGLDRVVLSGGVFQNRLLSEMVYTGLLDRGLQIFTHRLVPPNDGGIALGQAVVAGWRGRT
- the hypB gene encoding hydrogenase nickel incorporation protein HypB, which translates into the protein MCTTCGCGPTDTHDHDHQHGDHHHSHSHSHDHDHDHEHHDHEHEAHDRHDHDHGDRKRTVISIEEDILAKNNRLASFNRALFKDKGIFVLNLVSSPGSGKTTLLERTLRDLGDRFRFAVIEGDQQTDNDAQRIAATGVAVRQINTGAGCHLDAHMVMHGTDGFDLDNLDVLLIENVGNLVCPASFDLGEHHKVAVLSVTEGEDKPLKYPQMFHNSTVMLLNKTDLLPHLDFDVEKCKEYARRVSPGIIIFEVSARTGEGMDGWYQWLATGAAKP
- a CDS encoding ABC transporter ATP-binding protein translates to MYHGGIYAEEIAGKAYDTRLLTRFARYVAPYRTAIAAVLVTIPLVAACRLAQPWIIKLAIDGHITTGRLAGLEGIALAFLAVLLSESLLAFLQIYLLQSVGQRVMADMRNELYRHVMRLPVSWFDRVPTGSAVTRLTSDVEVLGEMFASGIITIVGDVMLLAGIISVMLWMNLKLSLVTFSVLPLLLYVAWAFRRRMRQSFREVRARLGRLNAFLAESIGGISIIQAFNRERDEERRFSDLNASYRDANMPVIFWDASLYAIVEALSSVAVALIIWYGGGEIVRGALTFGVLVAFIQYIEKFFTPIRDLSAKYSVMQGAMAALERIFALLDTPADKPAHQAPVPAFAEMGRPSGETFGRTPPLIEFRDVSFAYREGDNALEEFSLVVRRGERIALVGESGGGKTTITRLLTRLYEIDRGSLLIDGRDVRTMRGSDLRRRIGIVLQDPCLFAGSIEFNICLGDEEARSRVRTAAAAVGADRFIERLPQGYGEEVRERGNNLSVGEKQLISFARAVAFDPEVLVLDEATASVDSASEQMIQEGIRGLMQGRTSLVIAHRLSTIQDADRIVVVHRGRKAEEGTHQELMEAKGLYYRLHQLQFGGL
- a CDS encoding response regulator, encoding MTSPPSPDDLTILYVEDEATAREQIKRMLGLRGYRLIVAENGREGLELYRTHTPDIVLTDIMMPFMSGLDMAREIRGMTRDAQIIVMTAFNDIDYLLQAIDIGINQFVLKPVAFQKLYEAIERSIDVVTMQRQLRRQNDHIRLLSSALEQSPSMAIITDTTGAIEYVNRKFCEITGFDSDEAVGRTPRILKSGETSPEVYQDLWSTILQGSEWHGSMRNRKKNGDLFWENVSISPLKAPDGSLLKFIKNGEDVTRQRKLEAESLRSRKMEAIGILAGGMAHDFNNLLQVILGYISLAKLHVNSPQTIVEMLEIAEQTSLRAKELSLRLLAFSKGGDSFVHPAPLAPLITSAIAAVLRGKPAIASEVTIAPGLHRVRMDDSQMEQTFANLAVNAVEAMAQGGTLRITGENVTIGEQDPLSLPAGEYVHLAFHDTGTGIPPENLPRIFDPYFTTKEMGSQKGMGLSLALCHSIVRKHKGAITAESTPGKGATFHIYLPALAEELQAPHETAPP
- a CDS encoding amino acid ABC transporter permease: MDQFFNVSVIADNFTYFMIGRFPNGPLGGLGLTLYLASVSCVLSFFGGLILGLLSISRFPAVRYPAVAFINLVRGMPLLMVIFWMYFLLPALFGKVAESQTVIMALTLFTSAYMSRIVVAGIEGIPKGQTEAAISTGLKPWQAMLYIVLPQGLRNMIPSFVNQFVSLIKDTSLAFIVGVSELTHVGTQINNRTMAYPTEIFVFIALIYFIVCYAFTSLSRWLEQRLAWRKAI
- a CDS encoding amino acid ABC transporter permease, which codes for MLNYQFDWSTVTSGKYFEWLASGVKVTLQLSALSIVLAFILGLLIAVMRMSNNRPVRWIAHAYLEFFRNTPLLVQIFFWYFGSYKILPTAVNDWLNSTNFEFAAAVIALTIYTSAFIAEDIRSGVLSIPKEQMEAARSAGFSYLRSMQYIILPQAVRLTVPPLVNQFLNLAKNSSLAMTIGVMELTYQARQVESYTFKGFEAFTAATVVYVAISLVITALVNIYNEKVLNIHKAA
- a CDS encoding ABC transporter substrate-binding protein yields the protein MKKLVTLFMVTVLASMAAKTVLAADTLADVKKKGVLVAGVKDSLPPFGYVDEKTRTIVGYDIDFINAIAKKLGVRVELKPVTSASRMPQLQEGHIDIIAATMTKNPERAKQVDFSHTYFFTGQKFIAKKGTVKSLKDLEGKKIGTAKGSTSEQNVKKALPTATVLSFDDYPQALLALEQGKVFAVTTDEAILAGILAKAPNKARFEIPRVQISDEPYGLGMRKGDKHFVDFVNKTILDMEKSGEAARIFNKWFGPTTQFHLHRNFKITAGK
- a CDS encoding amino acid ABC transporter ATP-binding protein — protein: MITFQGVHKWFKSLHVLNDINLHVTSGEVLVVCGPSGSGKSTLIRTINQLEPIDKGTLTVDGMDLLDKKTDINKLRAEVGFVFQQFNLYPHLSVLNNIILAPTKIRKTAKRDAEEQAMALLERVGLAEKRNAYPSQLSGGQQQRVAIARALAMKPRIMLFDEPTSALDPEMIGEVLAVMKDLAVSGMTMVVVTHEMGFAREVAHRVAFMDAGTVLEEATPDEFFSRPKHERAQQFLRQLLTPMHCECP
- a CDS encoding YceI family protein, with product MLSSISAGELKSLLAAGGPVCLIDVLPPEYYGECHIPGASNACVYEMAFLENLAKIVSDRDTPLVVYGASARSREAAVAVEKLRRAGYREVRELAGGLAAWRAAGYGGEAGEGPAVPEIAIADGGYVLDSAASRLEWMGRNLNGRHYGTIAVSGGEVQMKKGGPAGGSITLDMGSIADVDLKDEGYNRMLVSHLKSDDFFDVATYPEAVYVINGSELLPEASSCSLVYRVMGSLELRGVKRELPLTAEVAPQPDGQLKARVLCDLDRTRWGAIYGSGRFFEKLGQHLVSEIVTVELFLVAKMRRN